The DNA sequence ATACCCTAAATCGGAATTTCCTTCTCTTCGAACTCTTGCTGGATTAAAAAATGAATTTTCTGTTTCACAAGAAATGGCCAATACAGGAGTAATTAAAGCCATAGCTCTTCACCACACTGACAATTCACTCGCTTTGATACTTGAAGATAAAGGCTACCAACCCCTTAAGCATTTCGTTGATAATGATCTGCCGGACATGCGTCATAAAATTAGAATTGCAATTAACATAATTAAATCATTAAAAAAAATACATTCATCCGATTATATTCACCGAAATATTCGTCCTGACAGCGTTTTGGTTTCACCTGACTTTCAAGAAGTAGCTCTAACAAATCTTCAACACACCAGCATAATCTCCGACGTAAATTCTTTTTCTCCTACAATGCATATTGCAGATCACAATATAGCATATATTTCGCCTGAACAAAGTGGACGGGTCAGCGGTGACCTTGATCGCCGATCTGACTATTATTCCCTTGGAGTAACTCTATACGAAATGTTTACCGGAAGATTGCCGTTCATTGCAGATGATGCTTTGGAACTTATCCACAATCATCTTGCAGTTGAACCGATGCCTCCACACATGCTTAATCCTGATGTTCCACAATATATTTCAAAAGTTATTTTAAAGCTGATGAATAAGAATCCGGGGGACAGATACCAGTCTGGATATGGTATTATTCAAGATCTGAAAACATGTTTAAAACTTTTTAAAAGTAATGATCCACAAGACAGTTTCTCCGTAGGAAAGCAGGATATTTCTGACTCATTTACACTTTCAAGCAGATTGTTTGGAAGAAAAACAGAAAAAGATATCCTCCTTGATTCGTATAAAAAAACATCACTTGGAAACGGTGAAATTGTTATGGTCTGCGGAGAGCCTGGCTGCGGAAAAACATCCCTTGTACGCTCAATTAGTAAACATGTGTTCCAAGATCGTGGTGAATTTATTTCAGGTAAGTTCGATCAGTTCCAACGTAACCGCCCCTACAGCGCAATTATTCAAGCATTTCAAGAATTACTAAAAAAAAGATTAAGCAGCCCAGCACCGGTTATTGATGCTTGGAAAAAACGTATCACTGACGTTCTTAGACAAAACACAGGCCTAATAACAGAAATGATACCTGAAATTGAACAACTCATAGGTAAACAGATTCAGCCTCCTGAGCTGGGATCGGCAAAAGCACGAAACAGGTTTAATCTGACTTTCAAAAATTTTGTAAAAGTTTTTCCAAGCATGGACAAACCTCTTGTTCTGTTCCTTGATGATCTCCAATGGGCTGATCATTCATCAATAGAGCTTATAAAGCGCCTTTTTGAAGACCAAGACTCCCCATATCTCATGCTTATCTGTGCATATCGCACTGGTCAATCCCTTGATGCTGACTTGCGCAGACTGCTTACTGAAATTGAAAAAATGCCTAACAGCAAAACCATAACTCTGGACAAACTAAAGCTTGGACAAGTTCATGGGTTTATAAGCAGAACTTTGCGCACAGAAAGAAAGCGGACTGCTGATCTTGCTGGTCTCGTATATACCAGGACTGGTGGTAACCCTTTATTTGTTCGTGAATACTTACGCAATCTATACCGAAGTGGATTCATAAAATTTAATTATTTAAAATCCATATGGGAGTGGGATTTAAAAAAGATCAAAGAGATATCTGTGGATGGAAATATTGTTGAGCTCATGGCAGATAAGATCATGACACAACCTTTTGAAGTCCAGGAAATCATGAAGACAGCATCATGTATCGGCAGTAAATTTGACCTCCGCCTGCTTATTGAAGTGACAGATATGCCTGAAGAGATTGTCATCCATTTCATAGACATTGCTGTACAGGAAGGGTTGATTGTATCTGAAAATGCTGTTCATTTAACCATATCCGACTCAACTCCACCCAACATACCTCAATATCTGTCTTTTATGCATGACAGGCTACAGCATGCCTCTTATTCCATGTTAACAACAGAAGAGAAAAAAGACCTGCACCTCAAAATAGGGAGGGCAATGCTTGGCATATACAATGATATAGAGATCAAAGATATGATCTTTGAAATTTCAGCACAATACAGTTTCAACATCAAAGCAATCGCCCAAGCTGAAGAGCAGGAATTAGTTTTAAATATTTTTATTCAAACAGCAAAAAAAGCGAAGAACAGTGCTGCATTTGAGATGGCAGGACAATACCTGGAATTAGCTTCACAGCTAATTGGCAAAAACAGCTGGATAAACCATTACCAAAGAACCTTAGACCTATACCTGGACTGGTTTGAATGTGATTTCCATCTTGGAAATACTACGCACTCAGCCGAAATATTTCAAAATATCATTAAACATGCTGCGAATAGAAGTGATATTGTACGAGCTAACACTATAAAAATGCTACTTTATTTTGATCAAGGAAGATATCACGAGTCTGTTAAAATAGGACTCGAGATGCTTAGCATGTATAAAATAAATATACCGACCTCACCAAGTAAATCATCAATATACATAAGCCTGATTAAAACCAGAATTCTACTTGGCAACAAAAAAGCTGAAGAACTGTTAAAGGTTCCAGATATGGACAGTAAAGAGAATCAAGAGATTATGAATCTTTTAATGTACACCATTGCACCAGCGTATATGTTCAATAAAAAACTTGTTTTTTTGATGACTTTAAAAATTATACGCCTCTCTCTTAAATACGGAAATGCTCCATCTTCAGCATTCGGCTATATGTTTTATGCAATGTTCCTGGCTGCAAAATATTTCTCATTTGATAAGTCAAAAGAATTCTCTAAACTTGCTGTGGAACTTAACAAATATTTTAACAACCCCGAACTTGAAACCAAAATTAATTTACTGCGTGGAAGTATGCATGACCATTGGCATGTACCACTAGCCAGGAGCATCAACGTTCTTGAAATGGCTTTTCAAAGCGGGATGCTGTACGGAGACAACTCCTATGCGAGATATTCTGCATATTTTACAGTATACTACAAGTTTCTACAGGGATATTCCATAGCGGAAGTCTATCGTTCAGCAGGTAAATTTTCTAATTTCATTAATAAAAGTAATAATAATCTTAGTTCCGGCAACCTCAGTCTTGCTCTGCAAATGTGTAAAAGCCTTGAAGGAAAAACATTCACTCCCGGGCATCTCGATGATGACAATTTTCAAGAGGTACGGATGCTCGGTATGGCCAGAGAGACTGGTTCTGAGGTAGTTGAAGCGTGGACTAAAATATCAAAAATAATAACTCTTTCATACTTTTCATATCACACAAAGGCGTTAGAATATATTGATCAAATTTATGAGAGTATAGAGCAGACTCTATTCGGAATGTATATC is a window from the Maridesulfovibrio zosterae DSM 11974 genome containing:
- a CDS encoding ATP-binding hybrid sensor histidine kinase/response regulator produces the protein MINLAGYEDIISIYESSEIILYRAVREYDNLPVLIKYPKSEFPSLRTLAGLKNEFSVSQEMANTGVIKAIALHHTDNSLALILEDKGYQPLKHFVDNDLPDMRHKIRIAINIIKSLKKIHSSDYIHRNIRPDSVLVSPDFQEVALTNLQHTSIISDVNSFSPTMHIADHNIAYISPEQSGRVSGDLDRRSDYYSLGVTLYEMFTGRLPFIADDALELIHNHLAVEPMPPHMLNPDVPQYISKVILKLMNKNPGDRYQSGYGIIQDLKTCLKLFKSNDPQDSFSVGKQDISDSFTLSSRLFGRKTEKDILLDSYKKTSLGNGEIVMVCGEPGCGKTSLVRSISKHVFQDRGEFISGKFDQFQRNRPYSAIIQAFQELLKKRLSSPAPVIDAWKKRITDVLRQNTGLITEMIPEIEQLIGKQIQPPELGSAKARNRFNLTFKNFVKVFPSMDKPLVLFLDDLQWADHSSIELIKRLFEDQDSPYLMLICAYRTGQSLDADLRRLLTEIEKMPNSKTITLDKLKLGQVHGFISRTLRTERKRTADLAGLVYTRTGGNPLFVREYLRNLYRSGFIKFNYLKSIWEWDLKKIKEISVDGNIVELMADKIMTQPFEVQEIMKTASCIGSKFDLRLLIEVTDMPEEIVIHFIDIAVQEGLIVSENAVHLTISDSTPPNIPQYLSFMHDRLQHASYSMLTTEEKKDLHLKIGRAMLGIYNDIEIKDMIFEISAQYSFNIKAIAQAEEQELVLNIFIQTAKKAKNSAAFEMAGQYLELASQLIGKNSWINHYQRTLDLYLDWFECDFHLGNTTHSAEIFQNIIKHAANRSDIVRANTIKMLLYFDQGRYHESVKIGLEMLSMYKINIPTSPSKSSIYISLIKTRILLGNKKAEELLKVPDMDSKENQEIMNLLMYTIAPAYMFNKKLVFLMTLKIIRLSLKYGNAPSSAFGYMFYAMFLAAKYFSFDKSKEFSKLAVELNKYFNNPELETKINLLRGSMHDHWHVPLARSINVLEMAFQSGMLYGDNSYARYSAYFTVYYKFLQGYSIAEVYRSAGKFSNFINKSNNNLSSGNLSLALQMCKSLEGKTFTPGHLDDDNFQEVRMLGMARETGSEVVEAWTKISKIITLSYFSYHTKALEYIDQIYESIEQTLFGMYIIPVFHFFSIINMSAVYSDTPAQIQKKYFSRIKKSLMKLEKWERNCPENFKHLYILSKAEFSRLTGNLNGAIFLYEEAIRSSEKIGSHSYSGLACELASKFHFSIGGKRSGLALLSEACQYYRQWGATAKVKRLIDDHRLLQTDTAAPFALTERNQAINSSKSNYSLDISTVVKASQAISGEIVLNRLLDKLMRIVIENAGAQKATLLLTNKNSLELTAHAFVSKHGVTTRVNPTDNRDLYCISIVNYVLRSKDNIVLRDAGSQGPFTIDSYIIRTKPKSILAMPVVNQQLMRGVLYLENNLSPGVFTEDRLEVLNLLCSQAAISIQNARLYSELRDSETQHRTLLESINVGVFRAGADIDGELQKGNRALAEMFGYNNWNEFKSTPMRSLYVDHKIHQAILNELVAGKVIRDMEINMRQRDGTPIWISMTATMHEDNNERENCIEGVLENITEKRKTRELERAKVAADAANKAKSDFLASMSHEIRTPMNAILGMAEMLWESKLSKVQRNYVKLFKNAGENLLLLINDILDLSKIEAGQIDIEKIDFKLEDLFEEIGSIFALRAQSKKIAFCWYIDPDIPQIVTGDPTRLRQVIVNLVGNALKFTDAGTITFDAQLTDTGFLRVLIKDSGVGIPTQKMNTIFDTFSQADSSTTRNFGGTGLGLSICNSMVKSMGGGIYVSSEKGKGSTFAFTVKTDFPVQPKIQQILKGSTILMVDQKTICREFLCQSLTDVGAKIYSAENITQASTYAAEISLAQSDNKILLIGSPSGDDDCFEMLKKLKKNLCSDWKIILIMDSRPQPRATTRAKQLGASFVHRPVHPIAIVEEIKYSRIDFSNLKGADNEDDSNDAHVEKNIPKTKDKKHVLLVEDSEDNRIVINLFLKKTPYQLSYAENGKEGLEKYIAGNYDIILMDIQMPVMDGYEATKAIREYEKENNKIETPILALTANAFQEDAQRCIECGCTAHMAKPVKKKKLLHALEKNLPPISDDEQSPATG